The window GCCGTCGCTATCCTCTTCTTCCTTCCCTCGAGCAGGAAGTATACCCATTTTAACCGCTAATTTTGGTAAGTTCATTGCGATGAACATTAGTACGACCGTTATAATTGCAAGATCATACGCACCATATCCAATAGTTAACCCCACACATGCAGTGATCCAAAGGTTTGCTGCCGTTGTAAGTCCTCGTTTTACATTATCCTTGTCTACCCAGATTACCCCCGCCCCAAGGAACCCAATACCACTTATTACTTGAGCTGCCAAACGCATGGGATCCATATACGCTCCTTGGTTTAGAGATGATAGTGCCATAGCTAA is drawn from Psychrobacillus sp. INOP01 and contains these coding sequences:
- a CDS encoding MgtC/SapB family protein, which gives rise to MDFITTLFNSHYDLYIRLGVATLIGFFIGLERAIKNKPAGIRTHILVCLGSTLAMALSSLNQGAYMDPMRLAAQVISGIGFLGAGVIWVDKDNVKRGLTTAANLWITACVGLTIGYGAYDLAIITVVLMFIAMNLPKLAVKMGILPARGKEEEDSDGEWN